In Runella sp. SP2, the genomic window TCGCTCTGATCATTACAACTTTGCCAAAAACAAAGTACCCGTTATTTTCTATTTTACAGGGGTTCACGAAGACTACCACCGCCCTGGCGATGACGTCGAAAAAATTATGTTTGACAAGCAGACAAAAATTGTTCAGCTTGTCTTTCATACTGCGTGGGAATTGGCCAATCGGGACGAACGTATCAAAGTCGATAGCAACAAGCCCTAGTGAGAAGGGTTGCTCACAACCTCATGTGTGACGAGGGTTGCTCACAACCCGACCTATACTCAAAAGCACTGATGACGTCGTAGATGTCTCCTAGCATCGACATGACAAAAAAACTCCTAAACAGGAAACCAAAAACCCTAAACCGAAAACCAATAAATGCTCATTTTTGAAAACCTCGCCGCATTTCGGGCCCACGTAGGTCAAGAAATTGGCACAAGCGAATGGGTGACAATCACCCAAGAAATGGTCAACGATTTTGCCAAAGCCACTGGTGACCACCAATGGATTCACGTAGATACCGACATGGCTGCCAAGTACTCTCCGTTCAAAACAACCATTGCCCACGGTTTTTTGACGCTCTCCTTGGCGCCTAAGTTTATGTATGAATTGTACCAAGTAAAATCAGCAAAAATGGGGCTCAATTACGGCACCAATAAAGTTCGGTTTACGTCGCCCGTACCCACAGGCAGCCGCGTACGAATGCACGCCACCCTCAAAGAAGTTGAAGACCAAGAACCCAACGGCGTAAAGTCAACCATGACGCTTGTCTTTGAAATAGAAGGACATCCCAAACCTGCCTGTGTGGCCGAGATGATAAGTTTAGCTTTTGAATAGTCCTAAAACCTTTTTTAACCATGCGTTTACAAGATAAAGTTGCCATCATTACGGGAGGTGCCCGTGGAATCGGGAAAGCCACTGCCGAAATTTTTACGCGCGAAGGTGCCAAAGTGATAATCTGGGATATGCTCGACGCGGGCGAACAAACCGCCCAAGAGCTCCGCGATAAAGGCTTTTCTGCTGAATTTACCAAAATCAGCGTCACCGACGTGCCTGCCATCGAAGCCGCCGCCCGCGATATTTACGAACGCTACGGACAAATTGATATTTTGGTCAACAACGCAGGCATTACCCGCGACAAATCGTTGCTCAAAATGTCGTACCAAGAATGGGCACAAGTCATTGACATTAACCTCAACGGGGTCTTCAATTGTACCAAAACCATTGTCCCGTACATGGTAGAGAAAAAATATGGCCGAATCATTTGTACTTCTTCCGTGGTGGGTCAAACGGGAAATTTTGGTCAAACCAACTACGTAGCCACCAAATCGGCCATCATCGGAATGGTGAAAACGTGGGCCAAAGAACTCGGCAAGTACAACATTACCGCCAATGCCGTAGCGCCTGGTTTCATCAAAACCGAAATGACCGATTTGATTCCAGAAGAAGTCCGTAACCAAACCGTAGCGGGCATCCCTGTAAAACGGATGGGACTTCCTGAAGACATCGCCAATGCGTACCTGTATTTGGCCTCCGAAGAAGCGGGTTACGTCAATGGACACACCCTGAGTGTCAATGGTGGAGTTGCCTAAAAGTATGCTTGCATACTATTTTTCAAAATTGTACATTTGAGCCAAAGTCAAAACAAACTCTTACACTTCACAAACAGTAAAGCACGATGGTATTAGAAGGACTCAACTTCAACTTAACCGAAGAGCATTTAGCCGTAAAGGAAGCAGCCCGCGATTTTGCTCAAAACGAGCTCCTACCAGGAGTCATCGAACGCGACAATGAACAAAAATTTGACCCAAAACTCCTCAAACGCATGGGCGAATTGGGCTTTTTGGGAATGATGGTTTCGCCCGAATACGGCGGAGGTGGAATGGATACGGTTTCGTACGTGTTGGCGATGGAAGAACTGTCGAAAGTGGACGCGTCGGCCTCGGTGATGGTGTCGGTCAACAATTCGTTGGTTTGCTATGGTTTAGAAGCCTACGGTACCGAAGAACAAAAACGAAAATACCTTACGCCACTTGCATCGGGGGAAATCATTGGGGCGTTTTGTCTTTCTGAGCCCGAAGCAGGTTCGGATGCAACCTCTCAACATACCACGGCCGAAGACAAAGGTGACTATTATCTTCTCAACGGTACCAAAAACTGGATTACCAATGGAAACATTTCATCAGTATGCCTAGTAATGGCCCAAACCCATCCCGAACTCAAACACAAGGGCATCAACTGCCTGATTGTCGAAAAAGGCTGGGACGGATTTGTAGTGGGTAAAAAAGAAGACAAGATGGGAATCCGTGCGTCGGATACGCATTCGTTGATGTTTACCGACGTGAACGTTCCCAAAGAAAATCGCATTGGCAACGATGGTTTTGGATTTAAGTTTGCCATGAGTACCCTCAACGGTGGCCGCATCGGAATAGCCGCCCAAGCCCTCGGTATTGCCGCAGGAGCGTTGGAACTATCACTCAAATACGCCAATGAACGCAAAGCCTTCGGAAAAGCTATTTTCGAGCACCAAGCCATTCAGTTTAAATTGGCAGAAATGGCCACAAAAATCGAAGCAGCACGCTTATTGGTATATAAAGCCGCCCGCCTCAAAGACGAACACAAAGACTATGTACAAGCTGCGGCCATGGCCAAGCTCTTTGCGTCGGAAGTAGCGATGTGGGCTGCCACCGAAGCTGTACAGATTCACGGCGGTTATGGCTACGTGAAAGAATTCCACGTAGAGCGATTAATGCGCGACGCAAAAATAACTCAGATATACGAAGGTACCTCAGAAATACAAAAATTGGTGATAGCCCGAGAATTGCAAAAATAAGAGGAGCGGGGTTTCCCACTCCTCTTATTTTTATTGGCATGTTATGTCAATTGGAATAAATAGGTTTCCCTATATAGACCTGAATTGGATGCATAACCAAATAGGGTTCTATCAAATCTGTTTGATAGGAAGCCCCTCTCAATGTACTATCGTACTGAATGTCGCCATTAAACCAGTGAATATGCCAAAACCCTTCAAGAGTTTTAACCTGTGGTTTGAAACGTTCTTTGCATTTAGAATAGACTTTATAATAAACTGGTAATAAGAAGGAAATACTTTCTACCGGTTTTCCCTCCCTCAATTGAGGCTTCCATAAACTATCTGATGACTTTACCATTTCTTTTAAAAAATTGGAGATGAGCTTAGGAGCTGTCACTGTACAGTCAGTGTTAAATACTTTCCCTGTAGCATCTACTTTGAACTTAACATAACAAATAGACTCTAAACAGAGCGTATCAAGGTGGTCAGCTTTTTCCAATAACTCAAGCCTTCGTTTCGCAACATAAGCAGAAAAATATTCGGTAGGGTTATTTTTCTCTCCTATGAATACAGGCATTCTATCTTGACAAATAGCATTAATACCTAATACAAAGAATATCAATGCATAAACATAAGTACTTTTTCTTTTCATCGTACTATGAAGTTATTATCAATCAAACTAATTGCAAGGATTTGCACCTAAAGTCCTATTATAACCATACTTGGCTCCATGAGACAAAGCTTGGTTTACATCAAAATCTGCACCATAAGCATTCTTAACATTACTATCAAAATACGCAGGATCAGAGTTTTTAACATCTGCTAAACCATTTATTGTTATAGCCCTCGCATCAAACTGTGAAATACCTGTAATACTCTGCAAAGCATCCGCCAACTCTTGAAGGTCTTTTGCTAACATTTCTCTGTGCTCAAGTTGAGTTCCTGCAGGAAACGCTATAGCAAAAGGGTCGTGAACTCCATACTTAACATGCATAAACTCATGTAAAATAATAGCAATTCCATATTCCTTTGAAAAGTTCAACATTTCATTTGGCTTAAACCGTATCTCAGTTTTTCCTGAAGGTGAAAATTGCGAACGTATAGTTGCTGCTGGAAAAGGCATGCTCTCATCCACCAAAAACTTCATTTGTGCTTGCGTTACCCCGCCCCCAAAATAATCTTCAATCCATTGTGCAGCTCTAGATTTTGGCCCTTGTAAATTTTTTTGTAGCCCATCCTTTAACAATTCTTCAATGCAGGGATATGCTTCTAGCGCAGAATAATCAATTTCTATTATCGACTGTGCTGGTTCAATTGGTACACCCCCTCCACTTCCTCCACCTATGGCATCCATAATGTTGTAATTTCCTGGTTGTAAATTTGAACCACTGTAAGTGCACACCATTCCTGTTGTCGTATGCAAAATTACCGTCACATCTACACAGTTTGTTCCACACCCACTTACTTCAACCGTTTGATAAACTATTGGTACTTGGATACAAGATTGGACACGAGCTTGTTTAGGTTGCTCAACGTCAAAACTCCTTTCTACTTTTCCATTTTTGTATTCTACCCCCGCTTTTAGATTACCCATTACATCACAAATGAAGACCCAACCATCAAATTTCTTTAAGTCTTTCGGCTTATTGCCTTTTTTAATACCTTTACTGTCGTTTGGTAAAAATTGAAGAAGTCGTGCCTCATTTTCACCTTTCTGGTTCTTAAATACCACAATACCTTCTTCGGCAATTACTAAATCTTCTTTACTTGCTTTGTTTTTCCCTTCTCCAAGAATACCAACAGCTAACTTTTTTCTATCCCCATATAAAACTGGTGTGTAAATATAGTTACTATTACCCTTTTTGAAAATTTGAGTTTGCTTCCAAGGAACTATTCTTTGTACGTCATTTGGAGACGCCCCTCTACGTAGCCCTGCTGCATAAGTTTTAAGATACCAATCCCGTGCTTCATCTACACTAAGTTCTTTAAGTAGAGACACTTGCGAATCTACCAAATTAGTTCTACATGAAGACACTACAACCATAAAAAAAGTTAGCATTAGCAAAAAATGTGTTTTCATAGTTTTAAAGTTTAATTGTTAGTTAAAACAAAAATATAAAGAATACGAAAAAATACAACATATATGTTCTGATTTTTTTTAATAGGTTTTTGTCGCTTTGCAAACCATGCAAAACGTCAAAAATTCCGTTTTTCTTAAGCTTATAGGAGAGCGAATCAGAGCTTTGAGGAAAGAGCGTGGGTTATCTCAAGTTGACTTAGGCGTTTTGATTGGAAACCACGGTGAACAAATAGGTCGTATAGAAAGGGGCGAGTTAAATGTCACAATATGTACTCTAAAAATAATTGCAGAAGGGTTAAAGGTGAAGTTAAAAGACCTGATTGATATTGAAGGCCACTAACAAAGTGTTTGAATAGTACCTCAGAAATACAAAAATTGGTGATAGCCCGAGAATTGCAAAAAGCCTGAATAATCCAATTTTAAGGGGTTTTTCAAAAAAAAAGTGCGCGTTTCCTTGCGGGATTCGCGCACTTTTTTTTATATTGAAAAAAATTCCACACTTGTATTAGATTTGTACAATTATTAGTTTTGTACAAATTTTCAGAAAAACGCTAATTTTGCATTTACTTAAACGGGACGCACTTAACCCATTTTCAAATGGAAGATTATAATAAAATCATCGAATCGCTGGGAGTGAAGTTCATCAAGGCTCGTCACATCCGGATGTTGCAAACTATTACCATTAAAAACTTTTATGACGTAGAGAACTCCTTGATGATTCTTTACGACGGGGAAGTGTCTTTTGGCAACGAAAAAATCGAAGTTGGGGACATGCTTTTTATACCAGGAGGAAAGCACGCCACTGTTACTTACAGCAGCGGTGACAACGTGCAACCAAAGGTAGTAAGCAACGAAGAGTTCTTGACCCGCCGCGAATTGTATTTCGATACACTGCGCGACTCGTCACAAGTGGGCAAAATACCTCACTCATTTGGGCTTGTGGCCTTTGACGCCAAGGTATTTGACTCGGTCAACTTCTTTACGTCGTTGGACATTCCGCCGTTTATCATCAAGCATAACGCCTACCTTGGTCGTTTGATTGGTGAGATTTTGCAGGAAGATTTTAACGACGTGGCAGGACGCGGACGTATCATCAAAATTAAAACCGAAGAACTTGCAATTGAAGTTATTCGCTACATTTTGAAAAACCGTCTGTTTGTGGAGCAATTGGTCACCAACAGTACCTACTTCAAAGACCCTCGTTTGATTGATATTTTTGCCTACATCAAAGACAATTTGGGAGGCGATTTGTCGAACAAGGTATTGGCCAACGTCGCCAACGTATCGGAAGATTACGTAGGTCAGTATTTCAAAATGTTGACCCAAATCAACCCACAAGACTACATCGAATACCAACGGATGGAAGAAGCCGTTAATTTGCTTCGTACGTCGAAGAAAAGTATTCGTGCCATCGGTGCTGAAGTTGGCTACAAAGACACGGCCTATTTTTGCCGTCGTTTCAAAATGATGTTCGGCATTCCAGCGGGCAAAATGCGCCGCCGCGAATCGCTCATGAACGTCTAATTTTCATGGCATTTTCATCGCTGACAGTACAAGTGAAAAAATGAATTACCCAATAAAGCAACTTTCATTCATGAGAGTTGCTTTATTGTTTCTGGGAGGTTTTGGATTAACTTTGCTCAAAATAAAAAAACCTTTCACTCGTATGAAAACACTATTTCGCTTCTCTTGCTGGATGTTAGGTATGGGGCTTTTGCTCAGTTCCCCCACATTTGCCCAATTAAAAGGCACTTGGCAGCAAAAAAGTGACGATGGAATCATCACTTCGCTCATTTGCTCGGACGACTACTTGATGATGACTCGCTACAAAGAAAAAGAGTTTATTTATACCGAAGGCGGAACGTACAAAATCACCAACGGCACCATTGCCTACAAAAGCGAGTTCAATTCTGCGGATACCTCCAGAGTCGGCAAGACCTTAAATTTCAAAATAACGATTTCGGGAAAAAAATTATCGGTTGAAAACGTAGGTGAATGGCAACAAATGGACGACGGTAGCACACCTGCCTCGGCCTTGTACCGTATCACAGGCCGCATGGGCAACGACGGGAACATTGCTCCCATGCAACGTGGCCCCCGTAAAACCCTCAAAATGCTCACAGGAACGCGTTTTCAATGGGCAGCCATCAACCCCGAAACCAAGCAGTTTTCGGGTACGGGCGGCGGTAGTTATGTTATCAAAGACGGAAAATACACCGAAACAATTGAATTTTTTAGCCGCGACAATAGCCGCGTAGGTGCATCCCTCACCTTTGATTACGAACTCAAAGACGGCAAAGATTGGCACCACAGTGGCCTAAGCAGCGCAGGGGCTAAGATTTACGAAGTCTGGAGTAAGGAGCAGTAGTGCAAGGGGCACAAGGCAAATGTGCAAAGGGCAAGGGGCAAATATGCCGTGTGGAGGGTTTCTCAAAACCCGACCTCCCGTGAAGAGAGTTTCTCAAAACCCGACCCTCCGCGCAGTAACCCTTTTTAAAAACATAAAATGAAGTTAAACGCAAATGACGATTTCTCAATTATACGATTGCTTTTTGGCCTGTAATGGCGTTTCAACTGATACCCGACAAATTGTTGAAGGCTGTTTGTTTGTAGCCCTGCGGGGAGATAAGTTTGATGGAAATGTTTATGCCAAAGATGCGTTAGAAAAAGGAGCAAAATACGCCATTGTGGATAACTCTGAATACGCTGTGGATAACCGTTTCCTGTTGGTGGAAAACAGTTTAGAAGCGCTTCAACAATTGGCCAACCACCACCGTCGTCAACTCAACATCCCAGTAGTAGGCTTGACAGGTTCCAATGGAAAAACCACTACAAAAGAGCTGATTGCGGCCGTTTTAAGTAAAAAATTTCGCACTTACGCTACCAAAGGCAATCTTAATAACCACATCGGTGTGCCGCTCACGCTATTGGCCATCGACAAAAGTTACGAAATGGCCGTCGTAGAAATGGGTGCCAACCACCAAAAAGAAATTGCCCTTCTCAGCAGCATCGCCGAGCCTACCCACGGCATGATTACCAACATTGGCAAAGCCCATTTGGAAGGTTTTGGAGGAATTGAAGGAGTCCGCAAAGGCAAAGGAGAATTATTTGATTGGCTTTCGACTTCGGGCGGTACGGTGTTTGTCAACGGCGCCAATGCGACCCTCCAAGAAATGGCCAACGAGCGCAATTTTAGTGAAAAGGTACTTTACCTAGCCGATGCCACTGCCCCGCAACTGTTAGAAGATACTCCTTTGGTGATTTACCAAGATGCCCACCAACAAACCGTTCATACGCATCTGACGGGCCGGTACAATTTTGAAAATATCGCCGCAGCTTTGGCGATTGGCGCTTATTTTGGCGTTTCGGATCAAGATGCCAACGCCGCCGTCGCAGAGTACAATCCGACGAATAATCGCTCTCAAATCATTCAAAAAGGAAGCAATACCGTAATTATGGACGCTTACAACGCCAACCCCTCTTCTATGGCAGCCGCTATTGAAAACTTTGGGAAGTTGAAAGCCGAGCGTAAAATGGTAATTTTGGGAGATATGCTCGAACTAGGCGACGAATCGCCCACGGAACACTTAGCACTGGGAAAATTGGTAGCGGCGCAAAAATTTGACGTTGTCATTTTGGCGGGGAAGCTCATGAAAGATGCCTTGTCTGCTTTGCCAAAAGCCTATTATTTCCCCGATAAATTCTCATTACACAACTGGGTTATTGATCATCCTCAACAAAACACCCATGTGCTTATCAAAGGCTCAAGAGGAATGGGATTAGAGACCGTTGTTCCGTATTTGTAGGTATTAAATTGCAATCATAACATGGCGCGCGATAAATTCCATTTCATCTTTATCTGGCCATGCCCGAAGACGTCTATGACATTTTACTTAATGATGATTTTGGACGTCTTACTATTGAAGAAGAAAAACTCAAAATAATTTTGTTTCGACCTATTGAAAAGGATATTTCAAGATGGATACAATAGAGCACTATAAATCAATCATCAAGAAAGTTCTCAAAAATCACGCTTCTGGTTATCAAATGCCCAATACCGAAGAATATACTGAGCAACTAATCATTGACGATGAACATGGCCATTACCTTCTTATGGGAGTTGGTTGGCAACAGTATAAGCGTTTACATGGTATTAATTTACATATTGACATTATTGGTGAAAAAGTCTATATCCAGCAGGATTGGACTGAACGAGGAATTGCCTTAGAGTTAGAAGAGCAAGGTATCCCCAAAAAAGACATTGTGTTGGCTTTCCATGCGCCCTATCGGCGGCCATTAATCGAAGAATACGCCGTTCGTTAAATTGCATTAATCATTTACCTTTTTATATTTTTCAACTTTCTTGTAATTTAACACAAGGTTTTGGAATCTGATTTCTTAACTTTGTGTTAACAATCCGTCACACACTTCATACTCTCTGATGAGCGACGTAATCAAGCACGAATGTGGTATTGCCCTCATTCGCCTCCGGAAGCCGTTTCAATATTATATTGACAAATACGGCACACCCCTCTACGCAGTTTACAAATTACACACCTTGATGGAAAAACAGGTCAACCGCGGTCAAGATGGCGCGGGTGTAGCCAACATCAAGCTCGAAGTTCCGCCAGGGCACCGCTACATTAGCCGTTACCGTTCGGTCGACCAACAACCTGTCGCAGAGATTTTTACGAAAGTCCAGAAGAAATTCAAAAAGGCTTTCAAAGAACTCAAAGGCGACGATAAAGACCTTCGCTACGACGCTAAATGGCTACAAGAAAACGTGGCATTTACGGGCGAGGTTTGGTTAGGTCACCTTCGCTACGGTACCCACGGGGCCAACGAAATCGAGAACTGCCACCCCATGCTCCGTCAAAATAGTTGGCGTAGCCGCAACTTGGTAGTAGCAGGGAACTTCAACATGACCAACGTTGACACGCTTTTCAACAAGCTTGTTTCGCTGGGACAGCACCCCAAAGACCGCGTGGACACGGTGACGGTAATGGAAAAAATCGGGCACTTCTTGGACGAAGAAAACCAGCGCGTTTTTGACCGTTTCAAGGGAATTTACGAAAATCCCGACCTCTCCGACGTCATTGAAGACAACATGGACATGGTGCGCGTGCTTCACCGCTCATGTCGCGATTTCGACGGTGGCTTTGCCATGTGTGGAATGACAGGCTCGGGACAAGCGTTTGTGGTTCGTGACCCATCGGGTATCCGCCCTGCGTATTATTATGCCGACGACGAAGTTGTGGTAGTTGCGTCCGAAAAACCTGCCATCAAGGCCGCTTTCAACGCCAACTACGCCGACATTCAAGAAATAAAACCTGGTCATGCGCTCATCATCGACAAATATGGCGAGTACGATCAGCACCAAATTTTAAAGCCGCTCGAAAAACGTTCTTGTAGTTTTGAGCGGATTTATTTTTCTAGGGCCTCTGATCCAGATATTTACCACGAACGTAAGCAACTTGGTCAGCTTCTGATTCCGCAGATTTTGCAGGAAGTAGATTACGACCTCGAAAATACCGTCTTCTCTTACATTCCGAACACGGCCGAAACCGCCTTTTTTGGATTGATTGAAGGCTTGGAAGACTATTTGGCCAAACAACGCAAAAAAGCCGTTGCCGATGGCAATCTCTCCCCTGAAGAATTGGACAAAATTCTTTCGTTCCGCCCAAGGATTGAGAAATTGGTGTCGAAAGACGTTAAACAACGAACCTTCATTACCAGTGATGAGGCCCGCGACGAAATGGTATCGCACGTGTATGACATGACCTACGAGGTAGTGAAAAAAGGCGTCGATACAATTGTGGTCGTGGATGATTCTATCGTGCGGGGTACTACCCTCGAAAAGAGTATCTTGCGTTTGCTCGACCGCCTTGGACCTAAGAAAATCATTATTGTATCGTCGGCTCCGCAAATCCGCTATCCCGATTGCTACGGTATTGATATGTCGAAGGTGAAAGATTTTGTGGCGTTCCGTGCCGCTTTGCAATTGCTCAAAGAACGCGGCCTCGATAACCTTCGCGAAGAAGTATATGCCCAATGCGTTGCCGCATTGGAAACGGGAAATGCCACGCAGCAAAACTACGTCAAGGCGCTTTTTGATCAGTTTACAGACGAAGAAGTATCGCGCAAAGTAGCCGAAATTGTTCGTCCCAAAGACCTCAAGGCCGAATTGTCGATTCTTTTCCAAACGGTTGAAAACCTGCACAAAGCCTGCCCCAACCACAGCGGTGACTGGTATTTCACAGGAAATTATCCAACCCCTGGCGGAAACCGCGTTGTGAACAAAGCCTACGTCAATTTCTACGAAGGACGGGGCGTAGTGAGAGCTTACTAACCCTACTTTGAAACAACCATACCCTCCCCTGTTCGTCACGGCGAATGGGGGATTTTTTATAGTAGTTTAAAGCCTTGGCAATCTTCTTGATGTATGTTTCCGCTTTCACGTCGCCGATTTTTACAGTCAGCTGGTAGTTTGGCCAGCATGGCTTTACTGCCTTCCTTTCGGATAGCTGCACAGCCGTTGTACCTTGGTGGTCCTATTTTTTTAAAAAGCGAAGACCCCGTCGAATTAGCCAAAGAACATCGGCGGTTGGGATATAGTGCAGCTTACGTTCCCAAAGTAGAATTAAAAGATAGCGTCCGCATCGCGGCTTTGCGGAAGGCATTTGCGGAGCAGAATGTCCTCATCGCAGAAGTAGGGGCATGGGTCAACATGCTAGACCAAGATGCCGAAAAACGCAAGAAAAATAGAGAATACGTCACCGAACGCCTCGCTTTGGCCGAAGAAATTGGCGCGTTGACCTGCATCGACATCGCGGGCTCGTACAACCCCAAACAATGGGACGGCCCCGACGCCCGCAACCTTACCAAAGAATATTTTGACGCAACGGTCGAAAATTGCCGTGCCGTCATCGACGCCGTTAAGCCCAAAAAAGCCAAATTTGCCCTCGAAATGATGGGATGGAGCTTGCCCAACGATGCTGATTCCTGTTTAAAATTCATCAAAGCCATTGACCGACCTGCTTTCGCGGCGCATATCGACATCGCCAACATCATCAACTCTCCCGAACGGTTTTATCAAAATAAAGCATTGATCAACGATACCTTCAAAAAACTGGGGAAATGGGTTGTGTCTTGCCACGCCAAAGATGTCGTGGGAAAAGATGTGCATTTCGCCGAAACCATGCCTGGGCGCGGTGGCATGGACTACGTGACTTACCTGCGAAACGTAACCGCACTTCCGCGCGCCGTTCCGCTCATGCTAGAACACCTACGCACACCCGAAGAATACGATGAAGCGCGGTTGTTTGTCATGAAAATAGCCAAAGAAACAGGAATCCCACTGGCCTAGGCTAATCCTCACGCACATACCTGCTGCGGTTGGAACTAACACAAAGGTTCAGAATAAACGTATCTTCCGACCACTCGATGTCCCAAGTAGCGCAACCAATGCAATCTACTAGCGCACACATTGGGTTGTTGGGAATCGCGCTTTTGGGAACAATTTCAAAACGTTTTCCATTGACGGTCAATGCCGCAGGAGCGCAACACAATTCCTGTCCATTACCCGTTAGCAGTACACCATCTTCGCGAATAAGAATATAATTCGCCGTTGAGGCGTTGATACTGGTCAACGTCCATTCTTTCTTCCCATTGACGGTCGATTCATACGCCTCCAAACGCCACTTGCCTACCAAGGGCGCAATGGTTTCGGGAACAACTGCTTTTGGCTTACAGCCTCCTAACGCAACAATCAACAGCAAAAAAATAACTGGTTTCATCGGGCTTCGTCTCTTTTATAACAAGACGTTTTAGAGAACGTTTTCGTTGGAACGGCCTTTTAAACAAAGCATATTCGGTCTTTTAAACAAAGTCCCCAAAAAATCACTGCCCTACCTTTGTCCCATCAAAAACAACAAAAAATGGGACACAACAATTATCAAGGAGCGTTACAGAAACCGATAGGTTCAGGATTTAACGCAGCATCTACAACCAATGATGTCATCAAAGGGATTGACCTTACGGGAAAAATTGCCATTGTGACGGGGGGAAACACGGGCATCGGCTTAGAAACGGTCAGAACACTCGCTGCCGCAGGTGCCACCGTCATCGTACCCGCAAGAGACGTAACAAAGGCAAAACGAAATTTAGCAGGCATCCCGCGTGTTGAATTAGAAACCATGGATTTGATAGCCCCTGAGTCCATTGATGCTTTTGCCAAAAAATTCGTCGCGTCGGGTCGCCCCCTTCATTTACTTATCCACAATGCAGGCATTATGTGGGTGCCACTTCGCAGAGATAGTCGGGGAGTTGAATCTCAACTAGCGACTAATTATCTGGCGCAGTTTCAGCTTACGGCAAGGCTGTGGCCTGCGCTGGTAGCCGCCCGTGGGGCAAGGGTCATCAACGTATCGTCCGACGGACATCGCTTTGCCCCCTTTCACTTTGATGATCCCAATTTCCTCCACCGCGATTATGAAACCCTCCAAGGCTATGGTCAATCCAAAACAGCCAGCAATCTTTTTGCCCTTGAGTTAGATTACCGTGGCAAATCGTCTCAGGTACGCGCTTACTCCCTCCACCCAGGCTCTATCCATGGCACGGAATTGGGCAGGGAAGCTCCCATAGAGCTGTTTCAACAAATGGGTTTTTGCGATGCAGACGGAAATTTATTTCCCGAAATAGTCGCTTCGCTAAAGACCATTTCGCAAGGAGCTGCCACCACGGTTTGGTGCGCTACCAGTTCGATGCTCAACGATATTGGGGGCGTGTATTGCGAAGATTCAGATGTAGCTGAATTATCAACTGACGCCTCTCAATCAGGCGGTGTACAACTTTATTCCTTGGACGAGGCCA contains:
- a CDS encoding AraC family transcriptional regulator — translated: MEDYNKIIESLGVKFIKARHIRMLQTITIKNFYDVENSLMILYDGEVSFGNEKIEVGDMLFIPGGKHATVTYSSGDNVQPKVVSNEEFLTRRELYFDTLRDSSQVGKIPHSFGLVAFDAKVFDSVNFFTSLDIPPFIIKHNAYLGRLIGEILQEDFNDVAGRGRIIKIKTEELAIEVIRYILKNRLFVEQLVTNSTYFKDPRLIDIFAYIKDNLGGDLSNKVLANVANVSEDYVGQYFKMLTQINPQDYIEYQRMEEAVNLLRTSKKSIRAIGAEVGYKDTAYFCRRFKMMFGIPAGKMRRRESLMNV
- a CDS encoding acyl-CoA dehydrogenase, with amino-acid sequence MVLEGLNFNLTEEHLAVKEAARDFAQNELLPGVIERDNEQKFDPKLLKRMGELGFLGMMVSPEYGGGGMDTVSYVLAMEELSKVDASASVMVSVNNSLVCYGLEAYGTEEQKRKYLTPLASGEIIGAFCLSEPEAGSDATSQHTTAEDKGDYYLLNGTKNWITNGNISSVCLVMAQTHPELKHKGINCLIVEKGWDGFVVGKKEDKMGIRASDTHSLMFTDVNVPKENRIGNDGFGFKFAMSTLNGGRIGIAAQALGIAAGALELSLKYANERKAFGKAIFEHQAIQFKLAEMATKIEAARLLVYKAARLKDEHKDYVQAAAMAKLFASEVAMWAATEAVQIHGGYGYVKEFHVERLMRDAKITQIYEGTSEIQKLVIARELQK
- a CDS encoding XisI protein gives rise to the protein MDTIEHYKSIIKKVLKNHASGYQMPNTEEYTEQLIIDDEHGHYLLMGVGWQQYKRLHGINLHIDIIGEKVYIQQDWTERGIALELEEQGIPKKDIVLAFHAPYRRPLIEEYAVR
- a CDS encoding helix-turn-helix domain-containing protein, coding for MQNVKNSVFLKLIGERIRALRKERGLSQVDLGVLIGNHGEQIGRIERGELNVTICTLKIIAEGLKVKLKDLIDIEGH
- a CDS encoding MaoC family dehydratase, translated to MLIFENLAAFRAHVGQEIGTSEWVTITQEMVNDFAKATGDHQWIHVDTDMAAKYSPFKTTIAHGFLTLSLAPKFMYELYQVKSAKMGLNYGTNKVRFTSPVPTGSRVRMHATLKEVEDQEPNGVKSTMTLVFEIEGHPKPACVAEMISLAFE
- the fabG gene encoding 3-oxoacyl-[acyl-carrier-protein] reductase; this translates as MRLQDKVAIITGGARGIGKATAEIFTREGAKVIIWDMLDAGEQTAQELRDKGFSAEFTKISVTDVPAIEAAARDIYERYGQIDILVNNAGITRDKSLLKMSYQEWAQVIDINLNGVFNCTKTIVPYMVEKKYGRIICTSSVVGQTGNFGQTNYVATKSAIIGMVKTWAKELGKYNITANAVAPGFIKTEMTDLIPEEVRNQTVAGIPVKRMGLPEDIANAYLYLASEEAGYVNGHTLSVNGGVA
- the murF gene encoding UDP-N-acetylmuramoyl-tripeptide--D-alanyl-D-alanine ligase, which encodes MTISQLYDCFLACNGVSTDTRQIVEGCLFVALRGDKFDGNVYAKDALEKGAKYAIVDNSEYAVDNRFLLVENSLEALQQLANHHRRQLNIPVVGLTGSNGKTTTKELIAAVLSKKFRTYATKGNLNNHIGVPLTLLAIDKSYEMAVVEMGANHQKEIALLSSIAEPTHGMITNIGKAHLEGFGGIEGVRKGKGELFDWLSTSGGTVFVNGANATLQEMANERNFSEKVLYLADATAPQLLEDTPLVIYQDAHQQTVHTHLTGRYNFENIAAALAIGAYFGVSDQDANAAVAEYNPTNNRSQIIQKGSNTVIMDAYNANPSSMAAAIENFGKLKAERKMVILGDMLELGDESPTEHLALGKLVAAQKFDVVILAGKLMKDALSALPKAYYFPDKFSLHNWVIDHPQQNTHVLIKGSRGMGLETVVPYL
- a CDS encoding membrane or secreted protein; its protein translation is MKTLFRFSCWMLGMGLLLSSPTFAQLKGTWQQKSDDGIITSLICSDDYLMMTRYKEKEFIYTEGGTYKITNGTIAYKSEFNSADTSRVGKTLNFKITISGKKLSVENVGEWQQMDDGSTPASALYRITGRMGNDGNIAPMQRGPRKTLKMLTGTRFQWAAINPETKQFSGTGGGSYVIKDGKYTETIEFFSRDNSRVGASLTFDYELKDGKDWHHSGLSSAGAKIYEVWSKEQ